A window from Chitinophaga filiformis encodes these proteins:
- a CDS encoding NADPH-dependent F420 reductase, with protein sequence MKIGILGSGPVGLTLTEGLIAAGHEVILGTRNPAKESLQQWIRKKGGPHVTAAPFREAAAQGELLVICTSWAGTQKAIEAAGLWNFKNKVVVDVTNPLDGKGPDPQGRLTFSIGHTNSAGEQLQAWLPPDAHVVKALSCIGHESMFRSQQEPEKETPTMFICGNKRAAKMAVTTLLNEMGWKDIVDIGTIEMSRNIEPLSILWYAYGFRTGTWSHAFKLVK encoded by the coding sequence ATGAAAATTGGCATCCTGGGTAGTGGCCCTGTCGGACTTACGTTAACGGAAGGATTGATCGCTGCGGGTCATGAGGTGATACTCGGTACCCGCAATCCCGCAAAGGAATCCCTTCAGCAATGGATCAGGAAAAAGGGAGGCCCTCATGTAACGGCGGCCCCGTTCCGGGAAGCAGCAGCCCAGGGAGAGTTGCTGGTCATCTGCACCAGCTGGGCAGGAACCCAGAAAGCCATCGAGGCCGCCGGCCTTTGGAATTTCAAGAATAAGGTGGTGGTAGACGTCACAAATCCCCTGGACGGTAAGGGGCCTGACCCGCAGGGACGACTGACCTTTTCCATCGGACATACCAATTCTGCAGGCGAACAACTACAGGCATGGCTACCGCCAGATGCCCACGTAGTAAAAGCACTCAGCTGTATAGGTCACGAATCCATGTTCCGCTCCCAGCAGGAACCGGAAAAAGAAACACCTACCATGTTCATCTGTGGTAATAAACGTGCCGCGAAGATGGCGGTAACTACCCTGCTGAATGAAATGGGCTGGAAGGACATTGTAGATATCGGTACGATTGAAATGAGCCGGAATATAGAGCCCCTGAGTATACTCTGGTATGCATATGGATTCAGGACAGGCACCTGGAGCCACGCGTTTAAACTTGTGAAATAA
- the manA gene encoding mannose-6-phosphate isomerase, class I, with amino-acid sequence MSEKKLFRLEGKVQNYAWGGYHYIPALLGIPENGKPSAEYWMGAHQSAPAVIATGTQPSTLDQLVKAAPEQVLGPKVWKRFGELPYLLKILDVKDMLSIQVHPTKAEAEKGFARENEAGIPLNAPHRNYKDANHKPEIMVALSEFWLLHGFLPEDKLRKVLQSVKEFAPLAPVFEKEGYYGLYKAVMEMPQAEVNTMLRPLAEVVAAAYKSGSLSKSDPAFWAGRAIVNDPQGLENLDRGIFSIYFFNIMEVHPGQAVFQDAGIPHAYLEGQNVELMANSDNVLRGGLTPKHIDVPELLKHTRFEPVHPKILSGESVSGGLETIYHSPAPDFVVSRIAMQNGQRYEHTSEATEIMLVMEGAAEITEAGGETIALQKGQAVVAYYNTSYSIVSKAGVVIFKASVPVQSI; translated from the coding sequence ATGAGCGAGAAGAAATTATTCAGATTGGAAGGTAAGGTTCAAAACTACGCATGGGGTGGATACCATTATATTCCCGCATTATTAGGTATTCCTGAAAACGGAAAACCAAGTGCAGAATACTGGATGGGTGCACACCAGAGCGCACCTGCTGTGATAGCAACCGGTACGCAGCCTTCCACGCTGGACCAGCTGGTAAAAGCCGCCCCTGAACAGGTGCTGGGGCCGAAGGTATGGAAGCGCTTCGGCGAATTGCCCTACCTGCTCAAGATCCTGGATGTAAAAGACATGTTGTCTATCCAGGTACACCCTACCAAAGCTGAAGCAGAAAAAGGATTTGCCAGGGAAAATGAAGCCGGTATTCCGCTGAATGCCCCTCACCGTAATTATAAGGATGCCAACCATAAACCTGAGATCATGGTGGCACTCAGCGAATTCTGGCTGCTGCATGGATTTTTGCCGGAAGATAAACTGAGAAAGGTATTACAGAGCGTAAAGGAATTCGCACCACTCGCTCCTGTATTTGAAAAAGAAGGCTACTACGGACTGTATAAAGCCGTAATGGAAATGCCGCAAGCTGAAGTGAATACGATGTTGCGCCCACTGGCAGAAGTTGTTGCAGCAGCATATAAAAGTGGCAGCCTGTCGAAATCTGACCCTGCATTCTGGGCAGGAAGAGCGATCGTAAACGATCCACAGGGACTGGAAAACCTGGACAGAGGGATCTTCTCTATCTATTTCTTTAACATCATGGAAGTACACCCCGGACAGGCCGTGTTCCAGGACGCAGGTATACCCCATGCATACCTGGAAGGTCAGAACGTGGAGCTCATGGCCAATTCCGACAATGTATTGCGCGGCGGACTGACGCCTAAACATATTGATGTACCCGAATTGTTGAAACATACCCGTTTCGAACCCGTACATCCAAAGATCCTCAGCGGCGAAAGTGTAAGCGGCGGACTGGAAACTATTTACCACTCTCCCGCGCCGGATTTCGTGGTAAGCCGTATCGCTATGCAGAACGGTCAGCGTTATGAGCATACCAGCGAGGCGACAGAGATCATGCTGGTAATGGAAGGCGCTGCTGAGATCACTGAAGCGGGCGGAGAAACAATTGCCCTGCAGAAAGGTCAGGCTGTAGTGGCGTACTACAATACTTCATACAGTATCGTAAGTAAGGCAGGCGTTGTGATCTTTAAAGCAAGTGTGCCTGTTCAATCTATTTAA
- a CDS encoding YraN family protein: MASHIALGKKGELIAKDFLLQQGYKILAVNWRYRRREIDIIAAKPDCLVFLEVKTLASDLFGWPERQVDAAKRRHIQLAANVYMEKLPRLPPAIRFDVIAITFQPDGEYELVHFEDAF; the protein is encoded by the coding sequence ATGGCATCCCATATAGCTTTGGGCAAAAAAGGGGAGCTGATAGCGAAGGATTTCCTTCTTCAGCAGGGATATAAAATTCTGGCGGTAAACTGGCGGTATCGGCGGCGCGAGATCGATATTATCGCAGCGAAGCCGGATTGCCTCGTGTTTCTTGAGGTCAAGACGCTGGCGAGTGATCTTTTCGGCTGGCCGGAGCGGCAGGTGGATGCGGCGAAGCGGAGGCATATTCAGTTGGCGGCGAATGTGTATATGGAGAAGCTACCGCGCCTGCCGCCGGCAATCCGGTTTGATGTGATTGCGATTACTTTTCAGCCGGATGGAGAGTATGAGTTGGTGCATTTTGAGGATGCGTTCTAG
- the rocD gene encoding ornithine--oxo-acid transaminase, whose translation MLHASKITERTQHFLDLEEQYGAHNYHPLPVVLNRGEGVFLWDVDGKRYYDFLSGYSAVNQGHCHPTIIRALIEQAQQLTLTSRAFHSDLLGEYAAFITEFFGYDKVLPMNTGVEAVETALKLCRRWGYVVKGIPENQAKIIVCANNFHGRTLNVISFSTDPSSRTDFGPFMPGYEIIPYNNLPALEKALQDKNVAGFLVEPIQGEAGVMVPDDGYLSKARQYCEDANVLFIADEIQTGLARTGKMLCCDHENVRPDILILGKALSGGTLPVAAVLADDEIMLTIKPGEHGSTYGGNPLACKVAIAALTVLKEEHMMENAAAMGELLRQELKALNSPHISTIRGKGLLNAIVIRHEHPEAAWDLCLALKDNGLLAKPTHGDKIRFAPPLLITAAQIREAVQIIGKSLETL comes from the coding sequence ATGTTACACGCATCTAAGATTACTGAAAGAACACAGCATTTCCTTGACCTGGAAGAACAGTATGGCGCCCATAATTACCATCCACTGCCTGTAGTACTGAACCGGGGAGAAGGGGTATTTCTCTGGGATGTGGACGGAAAGCGTTATTACGATTTCCTCTCAGGCTATTCTGCTGTAAACCAGGGCCATTGTCACCCCACGATCATCCGTGCCCTTATTGAACAGGCACAGCAACTGACCCTGACCTCCCGTGCATTCCACAGCGATCTGCTGGGCGAGTATGCGGCCTTTATTACTGAATTCTTCGGCTACGACAAGGTACTGCCCATGAACACTGGCGTAGAGGCGGTGGAAACGGCACTGAAGCTATGCCGTCGCTGGGGCTATGTGGTAAAAGGCATCCCGGAAAACCAGGCAAAGATCATCGTATGTGCCAACAATTTCCACGGACGGACACTGAACGTTATTTCCTTTAGTACAGATCCTTCTTCCCGGACCGACTTTGGTCCTTTTATGCCGGGTTATGAGATCATCCCCTATAATAACCTGCCAGCCCTTGAAAAGGCACTGCAGGATAAAAACGTTGCCGGTTTCCTGGTAGAACCAATCCAGGGAGAGGCAGGCGTAATGGTGCCCGACGATGGTTACCTGTCGAAAGCCCGTCAGTATTGTGAAGACGCCAATGTGCTCTTCATTGCCGACGAGATCCAGACAGGGCTGGCCAGAACAGGCAAAATGCTCTGTTGCGATCATGAAAACGTGCGTCCTGACATCCTGATACTCGGTAAAGCCCTTTCCGGAGGAACATTACCTGTAGCCGCCGTCCTGGCAGATGATGAGATCATGCTCACCATTAAACCCGGAGAACATGGCAGCACTTACGGTGGCAATCCGCTGGCCTGTAAAGTAGCCATTGCGGCGCTGACAGTCCTGAAGGAAGAGCACATGATGGAGAATGCTGCCGCCATGGGAGAGCTCCTGCGACAGGAACTCAAGGCCCTCAATTCGCCCCATATCAGTACCATCCGTGGTAAGGGGCTACTAAATGCAATCGTGATCAGGCACGAACATCCGGAAGCCGCCTGGGATCTATGCCTGGCGCTCAAGGATAACGGGCTGCTGGCAAAACCGACGCATGGCGACAAGATCCGGTTTGCACCTCCCCTTTTGATCACCGCTGCCCAGATCAGGGAAGCCGTACAGATCATTGGCAAAAGCCTCGAAACATTATAG
- the purB gene encoding adenylosuccinate lyase, with product MQLQALTAISPLDGRYRRQLEELAPYFSEFALIRYRVLVEIEYFIALSEQKLFTLSKAQVPALRKIYQDFTIENAQLIKETEKVTNHDVKAVEYFVKNELKALGLDDKLEWVHFGLTSQDVNNTATPLFWKEAVEHVYMPAIANLVLALKKMGKSWMKIPMLARTHGQPASPTILGKEILVFVERLEGQVKLLGDIPFAAKFGGATGNFNAHHVAFPKINWEKFGDKFVNNTLGLQRMKYTTQIEHYDNISAQFDTLKRINTILIDFCRDVWTYISMDYFKQKIKANEVGSSAMPHKVNPIDFENAEGNLGLANAIFEHLSAKLPISRLQRDLTDSTVLRNVGVPFGHTVLALKSIQKGLDKLILNESKLQDDLENNWAVVAEAIQTVLRRENFPKPYEALKDLTRGGEQITQKTMHKFIDGLKISASLKKELKAITPQNYTGVWS from the coding sequence ATGCAACTACAAGCTTTAACCGCCATTTCTCCGCTCGATGGTCGCTACCGGAGACAACTGGAAGAACTGGCTCCTTACTTTTCAGAATTTGCACTGATCCGTTACCGTGTGCTGGTAGAGATCGAATACTTCATCGCCCTGTCAGAGCAGAAGCTGTTCACCCTCTCAAAAGCACAGGTACCTGCTTTACGCAAGATCTACCAGGATTTTACCATAGAGAATGCACAGCTGATCAAAGAAACTGAAAAGGTGACCAACCACGATGTGAAAGCTGTAGAATATTTTGTTAAGAATGAGCTGAAAGCGCTTGGACTGGACGACAAACTGGAATGGGTGCATTTCGGGCTCACTTCCCAGGACGTTAACAACACGGCCACTCCGCTCTTCTGGAAAGAAGCAGTAGAACATGTATATATGCCTGCTATCGCCAACCTTGTGCTCGCCCTGAAAAAGATGGGCAAGTCCTGGATGAAGATTCCCATGCTGGCCCGTACCCATGGTCAGCCTGCTTCACCCACTATCCTGGGCAAGGAGATCCTGGTATTCGTTGAAAGACTGGAAGGTCAGGTAAAACTGCTGGGCGATATTCCCTTCGCAGCAAAATTCGGTGGCGCAACCGGTAACTTCAACGCTCACCACGTAGCATTCCCTAAGATCAACTGGGAGAAATTCGGCGATAAGTTCGTCAACAACACCCTGGGACTGCAACGTATGAAATACACTACCCAGATTGAGCACTATGACAATATCTCCGCTCAATTTGATACCCTGAAGCGTATCAATACGATCCTGATTGACTTCTGCCGTGATGTGTGGACATACATCTCCATGGATTACTTCAAGCAGAAGATCAAAGCCAATGAAGTGGGTTCTTCCGCTATGCCGCATAAAGTGAATCCGATCGATTTCGAGAACGCCGAAGGCAACCTCGGACTGGCAAACGCCATCTTCGAACACCTCAGCGCCAAACTGCCCATATCCCGCTTACAGCGCGACCTGACTGACTCCACCGTGTTGCGGAACGTAGGCGTACCATTCGGACACACTGTACTGGCACTGAAATCCATCCAGAAAGGCTTAGATAAACTGATCCTGAATGAAAGCAAACTGCAGGACGACCTGGAAAATAACTGGGCAGTTGTAGCAGAAGCTATCCAGACAGTATTGCGTCGTGAAAACTTCCCTAAACCATACGAGGCCCTGAAAGACCTCACCCGTGGCGGAGAACAGATCACACAGAAGACGATGCATAAATTCATTGACGGCCTGAAGATCAGCGCTTCGCTGAAGAAGGAGCTAAAAGCTATCACGCCGCAGAATTACACCGGCGTCTGGAGCTAA
- a CDS encoding M1 family metallopeptidase: MRGILMLFLVLLTALTAGAQHQQTFTRADSLRGTIGRERAWWDVRSYDLHLKPNISDSTLEGYNVITYRVLKVDSIMQIDLQEPLEIDSIAQDKQSLTYQREGNAIFVNMVAKKQLKGKDKKITIFYHGKPRVAVNPPWDGGLIWRKDNQGRPWVSTACQGLGASVWWPNKDHQSDEPNNMTISITTPPDLVNVSNGRLKKKAMDRDGNIVWTWYVSNPINNYDVAMNIGHYAEFKDTYSGEGGKLDLDYWVLDYNVDTAKTQFAVVKNMLKCFEAWFGKYPFYKDSYKLVESPHLGMEHQSAVAYGNKFQMGYKGTDLSGSGWGLKWDFIIVHESGHEWFGNNITTKDIADMWVHESFTNYSETLFTECEYGPQAAFEYVTGTRKNIRNDVPIIGQYGVNNEGSGDMYYKGGNMIHTIRQIVNNDYVFRDILRGLNKTFWHQTVTTRQIEEYFNEKTKMNFNKVFEQYLTRTSIPTLEYHIEGSQLKFRWVTDVENFNMPVKVTLSDNGYRFIYPGRNWQSTGITLSDPKKFKVDPNFYVNVKEI, from the coding sequence ATGCGAGGCATACTAATGCTTTTCCTGGTTTTGCTTACGGCGCTCACCGCCGGTGCCCAACATCAACAAACATTTACGCGTGCTGATTCCCTGCGTGGAACCATCGGCAGAGAACGCGCATGGTGGGATGTAAGATCCTACGACCTGCACCTAAAACCTAATATCAGCGACAGCACGCTTGAAGGCTACAACGTCATTACTTACAGGGTTCTGAAAGTAGACAGTATCATGCAGATAGATCTGCAGGAGCCACTGGAGATCGACAGTATTGCACAGGACAAACAATCACTCACCTATCAGCGGGAAGGTAACGCCATCTTTGTCAATATGGTTGCCAAAAAGCAACTGAAGGGTAAAGACAAAAAGATCACCATCTTTTATCATGGAAAACCACGGGTGGCTGTAAACCCACCATGGGACGGTGGGCTGATCTGGAGAAAAGATAACCAGGGCAGGCCGTGGGTGTCTACCGCCTGTCAGGGGCTGGGCGCCAGTGTATGGTGGCCTAACAAAGATCATCAGAGCGATGAGCCTAACAATATGACTATCAGCATCACAACGCCCCCTGACCTGGTAAACGTTTCTAACGGACGGCTGAAAAAGAAGGCAATGGACCGTGACGGGAATATCGTATGGACCTGGTATGTCAGCAATCCGATCAACAACTATGATGTGGCGATGAACATCGGGCACTATGCAGAATTCAAAGACACTTACTCCGGCGAAGGTGGTAAACTGGACCTGGACTACTGGGTACTTGATTACAATGTAGATACAGCTAAAACACAGTTTGCCGTAGTGAAGAACATGCTGAAATGTTTCGAAGCCTGGTTCGGTAAATACCCCTTCTATAAGGATAGCTATAAACTGGTGGAATCCCCTCACCTGGGCATGGAACACCAGAGCGCTGTGGCCTATGGTAATAAATTCCAGATGGGCTATAAAGGAACGGATCTTTCCGGCAGTGGCTGGGGATTGAAATGGGATTTCATCATTGTACACGAAAGTGGCCATGAGTGGTTCGGTAATAATATCACCACTAAAGACATCGCCGACATGTGGGTCCACGAGAGCTTTACCAACTATTCCGAGACGCTGTTCACTGAATGTGAGTATGGTCCGCAGGCTGCCTTTGAATATGTTACAGGTACCAGGAAGAACATCAGGAACGATGTCCCTATCATCGGACAATATGGTGTAAACAATGAAGGTAGTGGCGATATGTATTACAAAGGTGGGAATATGATCCACACCATTCGCCAGATCGTGAACAACGATTATGTATTCAGGGATATCCTCCGCGGATTGAACAAGACCTTCTGGCACCAGACGGTAACTACCCGGCAGATCGAAGAATACTTCAACGAAAAGACAAAAATGAACTTCAACAAGGTATTTGAACAATACCTGACACGCACTTCTATTCCTACACTGGAATATCATATAGAAGGTTCACAGCTGAAGTTCCGCTGGGTAACAGACGTTGAGAACTTTAACATGCCGGTAAAGGTAACATTGAGCGATAATGGATACCGTTTCATTTATCCCGGAAGAAACTGGCAATCAACGGGTATTACCCTGTCTGATCCGAAGAAATTCAAAGTAGATCCGAACTTTTATGTTAATGTGAAGGAGATCTAG
- a CDS encoding acyl-CoA-binding protein encodes MDLQQQFEAAAAASKTLSQKPDNETLLQLYSLYKQGTEGDVNTDPPTNLFDFVAKAKYDAWQKLKGKSKEEAQQEYITLVTRLKG; translated from the coding sequence ATGGATCTACAACAACAGTTCGAAGCTGCCGCTGCAGCCAGCAAAACCCTCTCTCAAAAACCTGATAATGAAACACTTCTGCAATTATACTCCCTCTATAAACAAGGAACCGAAGGCGATGTAAACACAGATCCTCCCACCAATCTTTTTGATTTTGTAGCCAAAGCAAAATATGATGCCTGGCAGAAGCTGAAAGGCAAGTCTAAGGAAGAGGCCCAACAGGAATATATTACATTGGTAACCAGGCTGAAAGGATAA
- a CDS encoding DUF6580 family putative transport protein: protein MKKDSIREILIVAMLIFLSALCRIFTNQIGLWNFNAIGAAALFGGIVLKDKRLAYVIPLLSLFLSDVFLQCFTSIHALDRDYLGQLLFVYGAFLLITWIGTLIKKVNVLTLLLSSIGTGVLFFLISNFGTFITTDLYPKTGAGLLACYAAGIPFYQSDNMFSSFALNGLMGNVFFTAVLFGAWAAIKQVAITPKRQLA from the coding sequence ATGAAAAAGGATTCCATCCGGGAAATACTGATCGTTGCCATGCTGATATTCCTGTCTGCATTATGTCGCATTTTCACGAACCAGATAGGTCTGTGGAACTTTAACGCCATTGGGGCAGCAGCATTATTTGGCGGTATTGTACTGAAAGATAAACGCCTGGCGTATGTCATTCCGTTATTGTCTTTATTTCTGTCTGACGTTTTCCTGCAATGCTTCACCAGCATACATGCACTGGACCGTGATTACCTGGGACAATTGCTGTTCGTATATGGCGCATTCCTGCTGATTACGTGGATAGGTACACTGATAAAGAAAGTGAACGTACTGACTTTACTGTTATCGTCTATCGGTACAGGCGTACTGTTCTTCCTGATCTCCAATTTCGGCACATTTATTACCACCGACCTGTATCCTAAAACAGGCGCTGGTCTGTTAGCCTGTTATGCAGCTGGTATTCCTTTTTACCAGTCAGATAATATGTTCAGCAGCTTCGCCCTGAATGGCCTGATGGGTAATGTGTTCTTCACCGCCGTATTGTTTGGCGCCTGGGCTGCCATAAAACAAGTAGCGATCACGCCGAAACGCCAATTGGCATAA
- a CDS encoding menaquinone biosynthetic enzyme MqnA/MqnD family protein — MERKVKVAAVSYLNTRPLLYGFRDHPVMKMLELSVDYPARIAQQLIDGEVDVALVPVAIIPKLKEYHIISDYCIGAEGPVASVCLFSDVPLNEIKRIYLDYQSRTSVALLKVLVREYWKLDAELIETTGDYQDKIKDTDAGLVIGDRALAQRHVSPFIYDLAEHWMRFTSLPFVFAAWISNKALPVEFIQEFSNANSIGIHNIPAVVSENAYPLYDLTTYYTQNISYPLTPAKRQGMQRFLSYLM, encoded by the coding sequence TTGGAACGGAAAGTAAAAGTAGCGGCAGTAAGTTATTTGAATACCAGGCCATTATTATACGGATTCAGGGATCACCCGGTGATGAAGATGCTGGAACTGAGTGTTGATTACCCTGCCAGAATAGCCCAGCAGCTGATTGATGGAGAAGTAGATGTGGCCCTTGTACCGGTGGCTATCATCCCAAAACTGAAAGAATATCATATCATTTCTGATTATTGTATTGGTGCAGAAGGCCCTGTTGCTTCTGTTTGCCTTTTCAGTGATGTTCCTCTCAATGAGATCAAACGTATTTACCTCGATTACCAGAGCCGCACTTCTGTAGCTTTACTGAAAGTACTGGTGCGTGAGTACTGGAAACTGGACGCAGAGCTGATCGAGACCACCGGCGACTACCAGGACAAGATCAAGGATACAGACGCGGGTCTGGTGATTGGCGACCGCGCATTGGCGCAGCGTCATGTATCGCCCTTTATCTATGACCTGGCGGAGCATTGGATGCGCTTTACGAGCCTCCCTTTCGTATTTGCTGCATGGATCAGCAATAAGGCCCTGCCTGTGGAATTTATCCAGGAATTCAGCAATGCCAATAGTATCGGGATACATAATATCCCCGCTGTTGTGTCAGAGAATGCCTATCCTTTGTATGATCTGACCACCTATTATACGCAGAACATCAGTTACCCGCTTACCCCTGCCAAACGACAGGGCATGCAGCGGTTCCTGAGTTACCTGATGTAA
- the lepA gene encoding translation elongation factor 4, which yields MKNIRNFCIIAHIDHGKSTLADRLLEHTKTISDRDMQAQVLDDMDLEREKGITIKSHAIQMNYIHEGQQYVFNLIDTPGHVDFSYEVSRALAACEGALLLVDAAQGIQAQTISNLYLALENDLEIIPVINKIDMEGAMIPEVKDQIIELIGCKEEEILLASGKTGIGIEEILEAIVKRIPAPKGDPEAPLQALIFDSVFNSFRGIIAYYRIFNGSIKKGDKVKFFNTDQEYYADEVGILKLGLQPTQTVKTGDVGYIITGIKNAKEVKVGDTITLSANPSQEAINGFEEVKPMVFAGIFPVNTEDFEELRDCMEKLQLNDASLTFELETSQALGFGFRCGFLGMLHMEIIQERLEREFNQTVITTVPNVSFIAHTTRKETIIVNNPSEMPDPSKLERIEEPFIKAQIITKPDYIGNIMTLCLGKRGILLNQSYLTPSRVELIFEMPLTEIVFDFYDKLKSQTRGYASFDYSPIGYRDSDIVKMDILLNGDKVDALSALIHRSRAQDFGRKLCEKLKELLPRQQFMIAIQAAVGAKILARETISAMRKDVTAKCYGGDISRKRKLLEKQKEGKKRMRQIGNVEVPQEAFLAVLKLDD from the coding sequence ATGAAGAATATCAGGAATTTTTGCATCATTGCACACATCGACCACGGTAAAAGTACATTGGCTGACAGGCTGTTAGAACATACCAAAACCATTTCCGACAGGGACATGCAGGCTCAGGTACTGGATGACATGGACCTCGAAAGAGAAAAAGGGATCACTATCAAAAGTCACGCTATCCAGATGAATTATATTCATGAAGGACAGCAATATGTATTTAACCTGATCGATACTCCCGGTCACGTGGACTTCTCCTATGAGGTATCCCGTGCACTGGCAGCCTGTGAAGGTGCATTACTCCTCGTAGATGCCGCCCAGGGTATTCAGGCTCAGACCATTTCCAACCTTTACCTGGCGCTGGAAAATGACCTGGAGATCATTCCGGTGATCAACAAGATCGATATGGAGGGCGCGATGATCCCGGAGGTAAAAGACCAGATCATAGAGCTCATCGGTTGTAAGGAGGAGGAGATCCTGCTGGCTTCAGGTAAAACCGGTATCGGTATTGAGGAGATCCTGGAGGCGATTGTAAAACGTATTCCTGCTCCGAAAGGCGATCCTGAAGCTCCGCTGCAGGCGTTGATCTTCGACAGCGTGTTCAACTCTTTCCGCGGTATCATTGCTTACTACAGGATATTCAACGGGTCCATCAAAAAAGGCGATAAAGTTAAATTCTTCAATACCGACCAGGAATACTATGCTGATGAAGTAGGTATCCTCAAACTGGGCCTCCAGCCTACGCAAACCGTTAAAACGGGTGATGTAGGATATATCATCACCGGTATCAAAAACGCCAAAGAGGTGAAGGTGGGCGATACCATCACGCTGAGTGCAAATCCAAGCCAGGAAGCGATCAACGGTTTCGAAGAGGTTAAGCCCATGGTATTCGCAGGTATCTTCCCGGTGAATACAGAAGATTTCGAGGAGCTGCGCGACTGCATGGAGAAACTCCAGCTGAACGATGCCTCCCTGACCTTCGAACTGGAAACTTCCCAGGCCCTTGGCTTCGGTTTCCGATGCGGCTTCCTGGGTATGCTGCACATGGAGATCATCCAGGAACGTCTCGAAAGGGAGTTCAACCAGACAGTGATCACCACTGTACCGAACGTAAGCTTCATTGCCCACACTACCAGGAAGGAAACCATTATCGTGAACAACCCTTCCGAAATGCCGGATCCCAGTAAGCTTGAACGCATCGAGGAACCGTTCATTAAGGCACAGATCATCACCAAACCCGATTACATCGGTAATATCATGACACTGTGCCTGGGTAAGAGAGGGATCCTGCTCAACCAGAGCTATCTGACACCTTCCAGGGTGGAACTGATATTTGAAATGCCTTTGACGGAGATCGTGTTCGATTTCTATGATAAACTGAAGAGCCAGACCCGTGGTTATGCATCCTTCGATTATTCACCGATCGGTTACCGTGACAGCGATATCGTAAAGATGGATATCCTCCTGAATGGCGATAAGGTGGATGCGCTCAGCGCCCTGATTCACCGCAGCCGTGCGCAGGACTTCGGCCGTAAGCTGTGTGAGAAGCTGAAAGAACTGCTGCCACGTCAGCAATTCATGATCGCTATCCAGGCAGCTGTAGGTGCCAAGATCCTGGCCCGTGAAACTATCAGCGCTATGCGTAAGGATGTAACGGCCAAATGTTATGGTGGTGACATCTCCCGTAAACGTAAGCTGCTGGAAAAACAGAAAGAAGGTAAAAAGCGTATGCGCCAGATTGGTAATGTGGAAGTACCGCAGGAAGCGTTCCTTGCTGTACTCAAGTTGGATGACTAA